The sequence below is a genomic window from Caloramator mitchellensis.
AGCAATTACAATCCTCATCATCACAATTGCATTCACATTCTTCTCTAATATATATCGGTTCATTACAATTTGGACAAATAATTTCGTCCTCGTCCTCATCATCAAACATATCTCTGTCTAGAAAAACTTTTTCATTGCAATGCGGGCATTCAACTTCAATGAAGTTTTCTTCTTCGTCTTCAAAATTCTCATCTTCATATAGTTCATCTTCTATTCTTGTAAGGTCTTCGTCAATTGCGTCAACATAGTCCTCAAGGTCATTTGTTTCCTCATGTATTGCATCAATTTCTTCTGCAATTTCATCCAAAACATCGATAATTGCAATTAATAGCTTACCTTCCT
It includes:
- a CDS encoding CD1247 N-terminal domain-containing protein, whose translation is MNNVKERVAYLKGLSDGLGINEDTKEGKLLIAIIDVLDEIAEEIDAIHEETNDLEDYVDAIDEDLTRIEDELYEDENFEDEEENFIEVECPHCNEKVFLDRDMFDDEDEDEIICPNCNEPIYIREECECNCDDEDCNC